GGCCAGTAAACTTTTATGTCTTTCTGTAAGGGCCTTTACTGCGCCTTTGTCGATGAGCAAAGTTCCGCGTGTTATACTTCCATAGGCAATCCACTGTTTGCGACTTCTCAGAGTATGATCAGAGGGTTCAAAGGAAGTACCCAGTTTCTCGCCTGTAGCAATGCCTGATAAAATTGACGGTTCTTTTGCACTGGCCACCACGGTTCTTATGCCACTGCGGGCAGCAATACGAGCAGCAGCTAGTTTTGTTTTCATACCTCCGGTACCCACGGTACTACCACTATCACCAGCTAATTTAATTATGCTATCATCAATATGCTGAACTACCGGAATTAACTTTGCATTAGGGTCCTTCCTGGGGTCACCGTTATAGAGTCCATCGATGTCTGTAAGAAGAATAAGGAGTTCAGCTTCTACTAAACCTGCAACCAATGCACTTAGGGTATCGTTATCGCCAAAACGGATCTCGGCAAAGGTTACGGTATCATTCTCATTGACAATGGGCAAAACATGACGATTTAACAGTACATTTAGTGTGTTGCGGGCATTTAGGTAACGTTTACGATCCGCAAAATCTGCACGGGTAAGGAGAATTTGCCCAACCTTGATGCCCAAGGATTGAAATAACTCATTGTACTTTTCCATCAATAGCCCTTGACCAACGGCAGCGGCCGCCTGTCTTTCCGGCATCGTTAAATGAGTGCAGTTCCAACCGAGGTGACCCAATCCCGCAGCAACTGCTCCCGAAGATACAAGAATTGGTTGCCAACCTTGGTTAAAAAGCTTTGCCACAGCACTTGCGAGGGCTTTTAACTTGTATTCATCCAGTAATTTTTCACGATTCGTCAGGCTACTGCTACCGATTTTTATAACGATCCTTCTATGCTGTTCCAATCTTGTAGCCTCCTCTGGTTTTTCGATACTCTAAATAAAAACAGCTCTAAAAATAAAAAAACCTCCGCCCCCAAAGGACGAAAGGATTCTTTCGTGGTACCACCTTTATTAATGCAAAAATGCATTCACTTAATACCCGATATCGGAGGTGGCCGGCCCAGTTATCCCGAGCAGCTCTGGAGTGGGTTTTCAAAATCTTAGCCTAAGGAACCTTCCAGCCGCTGGATTCCTCTCTCTGCTAAGCATAGGATCTTTACTTTTCTCCTTCATCACTTCTATTAAGTTGCTTCAATTATAACTTTTCAGAAAGTGGAAAGTCAAGAAAGTGAAGTTGATTTATAGTTTACATAAAATTTTAAAAATTGTAGAAAAAAGTTTCGCATTTATGAAAAGAACCTAAACACTTAATTTTATGGAAAGATTTGTGACCTTATGAATAGTCACTACGTATGATAAAAATAAAAGGTTTTGGAAAGGAGATCCGTGTATGTTTAGGTTTCCCCTCTTACATGATCCACGTGCAGTGTTATTTGGTATTACCCTGTTTAGCCAAAATAGTCCGGGATTAGAAAAACAGTTAGAAGTTTTTGCCAATATGTTAGAAGCAACTCGCAATTCGCTATCTGTTATTCGAGGCGAAATGCATAATTTTGAGGCTTCTCTTTTTTCAAGTTTACCAGCCTCCAAAACAGAGTTTTCTACCAAACCCGTAGGAGAACAGCCGGTTCCCATAACCTATACCAACCCGAACCAACCTTCTTTTGAACCAACCATTACACTGGAGCCAACTGTTCCTTCTGCCCCTACCGTGGATGCAATTGAGGAAATAAATAACCAGTTAGAAAAACAATTGGATAGGTTGGCCCATAGTAACCCGGATAGTATAAATGAATTCTTGAATGACCTTGAGCGGTTGATAAGAAAATATCGTTAATAATTTAATCCACGGCATATGCCGTGGATTTTTGGGCATATCGGAAAGTATAAAACTTTCCGATATGCATAAGGGCAAACTAAGGCTTCGCCGACGTCTAAAGACTTGGCGAAGCCTTAGTTTTTCTAAAAATTTGGGAATATTAATCATTGGTAAAGACTCTGGAACCCTATTTTAAGAAGGAATTTTACAAGGATTGTCGAATAACATATTTTCGTTATACACTTGTTGGAGGTGAAAGATCATGCCAATTTTCGAATTTTCCTGTAAAGCTTGCGGCAAAGTATTTGAAAAATTGCAACTGGTCGGAAGGGAGGACAAAGTCATGTGTCCTGACTGCGCCAGTGAGAATGTAGAGAAAAAGATTTCAGCACCCTTCTTACCCAGCTCCGTTGGAAGACCGGCGGATAGTGGTTCTTGCAGCACTTCCAAAGATAGTGGGTGTCAGACAGGTGGTTGAGGCATATAAAGGTTACAGTCTGTAACCTAAGTGAAACAGGGGATATTAAGGCCCCTGTTTTTTCATTCTTAATTCTAACTTGTCCCGGGCCAAGAATATAGTTATAGAAAGAAAGGCAGGGAAAAGTTATGACTCTTCAAGAACTCTTTAGCAGTTTTGCTGTGGTATTTGTTCTATTGGGGACAGTGTTGCTTTTCATGCATTCCTTTGCACCTGTAACTCGCTCCCAAGAAAGACAGATAACCATTACCCTTGATGTATTTCATTTATTTCGACATATCTCTGTACTCTTAAAATACTCTCTTCTCTCAATAGCCCAAATGCCTCCATTATTATTACTATTTTTAATCCTGTACGGTTTGGTCCTATCCTTTTATTATTGGTATCAAAGAATGAGTTTGGGTTTGACTGGACTTTTAGGATTAAGTATATTGACAACGATTATTTCCCTGGGTATTATCGCCCTTATCCTGTCACCGATCCTATTTATGACTCGCAAATACCTCTTTGATGATATGATAGAGTCTCGTATTTTTCGAATTGCTATCTATTCGGTAATGGTTCCCTTTCTTTATATATTTATAATTCATGATCTCACCCCAGGGCCCCTGGTGGAAGGGATTATGTTTACAGGCATTGTTATTAGTTATTACCAAATCTTTAGAGGAATCATCTACTGTCTGCAAACCCCCAGGACATTTTTTTCTTACTTAGATAGCAGGTTCATTCCTATCTTGATGATTGTCTCATGGTTGTTTGTTATTATTTTTAATCTCTATACCATGATTTTATTGGTATCAAACACAAACCCCTATTCATTTATTGATAGTACAGGTCCAGTTACAGAACATATACGCCTTTTGTATTTCACTATCATTACCTTTACCAGTGTTGGCTATGGGGATATTACCCCCAGGGGGAATTTTCCCGTTTTTATTACCATGATAATTTCAATAACAGGCTTTTTATATTCAGCGCTTTTTATCGGTGGTTTGCTGGCTGCTTTTACTTCACGAAGCAAGTAGAAGGAAGGAGACCATACTAAAAAGGAGAAAGATACAAGTATTTTATTTTATCGGGAGGAAACAATGTGCGTATTGAGTATGTAGACTCTTTTTATTCCCAGCCGTTCCCTGGCACCTATATGCGGGACTTTGGCCAAGTAAAGCATTTTTTTGAGTATAATCCCCACCAACTGCAAGAGTATAAAACACGTTGTGAGCATGAGCTGGCTTTGCCGAAGGAGCATCTGGTGGCTCTGGCAGAAAACTTGAAGGATTTTAATCAAGGTCTTGGCTGTGGAGAAAAAACTTTACATAATATTGAACTACTGGACCAGGGAAAGGCACTGACTGTAGTAACTGGGCAACAACCAGGAATACTTACAGGTCCCTTATATACAATTTATAAGGCCATGGGTACCATTGGGTTGGCTGAAAAACTATCAAAGGAACTTAATCGTAAGGTTATCCCGGTATTTTGGATTGGTGCCGACGATCACGACCATGAAGAAATTAACCATATCTTTATACCTACTGCAAAGGGTCCTAAAAGAATTACCTTAGCAGGAAAACCGGCCGGTAGAATATCAGTGGGGAATATTCCCATACCGGATATTGCTCTGCTTTTAGAAGAACTGGAAGATTTGTTGCCACCCATTGGTTGGAAAAACCAGGGCATAGAGTTAATTAAACGAACAGCCCATGAAGCTGCCAACCTAGCTGAATGGTTTGGAAAACTGATGACCTTCCTGTTTAAGGATTATGGACTTGTATTCATAAACCCGGTATTGCCACAAGTACGGGCAATTACAGCTTCTTTGTTTTATAAAGTGGTTACCACAGCACCGGCAGTTAATCAATTGCTTCAAGCCAGTTGTCAACAAATGCTTGGCTGCGGTTACACCCCTCAAGTACAAGGTGAGAAGGACAAATTGCATCTATTCTGGTATAACGAACATGGGTATCGAGAAGCTTTATATTATAAAAAAGGTTTGATCTCCAACAAAGATGGTACAAGGACTTGGACAAAAGGGCAGTTAGGTGAGTTGTGCTTAACGAACCCGGCAAAGTTTAGTCCTGACGTGGTTATGCGCCCGGTTGTTCAAGAAAAACTTTTACCAGTATTGGCCTATGTGGCAGGTCCCGGGGAAATTAGCTATTATGCCCTGCTCAAAAGAATTTTTCATTATTTTGCAATGAAAATGCCGGTCATCTATCCACGTCCCAATATTACAGTGATAGAACCCCTCATAAAAAGATTAATAACCAAATACCAAGTGCCTCTAAGTTGTCTTACATACGGCTTAGAAGAATTCATTGAAAACTACCTTCAGCAAGAAGATCAGCTTGGTATTGAGACTGTTTTCAATGAATTACGTGGAACATTAAAGGAAAAACAAGGAGAAGTTGTGAAAAAGCTATCTATCCTTGACCCTGATATCGAGGGTATGGGTAAAGAGAATTTAAAACGATTAATAAGAGTTGTTAACTCCTTTGAAGAAAAAGTCAAGCAACGTCATAGAAAGAACAATCAAGTTGCTATTCAGCAATTACAAAAAATCCAACACATGACACAACCTATGGGGCAATGGCAAGAAAGGGTATACAACATATTTCCCTATGTTATGAAATATGGTCCAGGGATTATTAAGGAAATGTATCACCTCATTGAAATATCTGATTGGAGACAAAAAATTATATTTTTTGATTAGAAATAGTTCACTTTTGAATGATTTAACCGAAGTAAAGTTGTTTTTATTAATTAATGTTATAATTAAAGAAATATCTAGCAAGGAGCCAGGGAATGTTAGCAGTTAGTTTCTTTTTTGTGTTAATGGGAGGAATCCTCATTTTTGTTGGTATCGTAGGGCTTTTTTTGCAATTTTTAACCAAGGAAAATACGGGGAGAAAAAAGTGGGTAATCTTATGGGCTGGGGGAACTTTAAGTTTATTACTTGGCTTATTAATGGCAATGTCCTAAAACAGATAAGTGCTTAACCCGGTGGGTCAAGCACTTATTTCATTGATAATGTTCTTCCAGGTGGCAGGTTCTACATAGCGGTATCGACAGCCGTCTAAATAATAATCCTGCCCATACAACGCTTTTTTGGTAAGAATGGCTGGCCCTTGGTGACTAATTACCCTGTAAAGCCTTAACATCATATTGGGGTGAATGTCACTATGTACCTCCGCGGTAAAAATCCATAATAGACGGGGAACTACTTTAATTTTGTTAGGCGAAATAATATTGGCGGCCATGGCCCGAAGAACATCCTGATCATCCTTACGGCGTTCGGTTCGCGTATCCTCAAAGGCACAAAGCAGAGTCGTTTTTCGGCCATTAACGTTAAATGTTCCGACCAGTTCACTGGCCTGTTCAATAACAGGCTGATCAAAGGAGATATAGCCATTAATTTTAATTCCCAGAACACCTTCTAATCGTTTCCTCAATCCATTCCTTCCTGTTTCCTCCCATACCAGACCAATGGTGGATGGTTCATTATTGCTCCCTGATAAGGAAGCAAAAACAGGGAGACTAAGAATGTTAATTTTACCTGTGTTAGAGTCAAAGGTCATCAGGGTTAGGGCCTTAAGAGTCTGGTGATCTGTCCAAAGGCACATGATATGAGTTTTATTCTGTTTTTCAGTTGCAGCTTCTGACAAGCTGGTCGGAGTAGGAATAATAGTAAAGACAATCACCCAAAGCGCCACTAATATTAGTATGGATAATTGTTTTAATGAAAAAACAGCAAGACTTTTCATAGTAGTTATTATGTAAAAAAATAAAAGTTAATATTCTGCTCTAAAAAAAGAATCAGCCTAGGGGTTGTCTAAATTAACTAGCAAAGTTTGATAGCTTATGGGCAAATACCTTCATTTCATCTGCTATTTGTCCTAACTGCTTGGTAGCCTCATCAACTTTGTCAGTGGTAGATTGTTGCATTTGAGCAATAGTTGCGGTTTCATCTATGCCAAGGATGATTGTTTTCATAGAATCTTCTATGTTTCCTAAAATATTACTGATTTTTTTGGCAGAAACAACACTATCCTCAGCTAACTTTCGAACTTCATTGGCTACCACACCAAAGCCCCGGCCATGGTTGCCTGCTCTGGCGGCCTCAATGGCTGCATTAAGGCCAAGCAATTTTGTTTGATCAGCAACCTTTTTAATAAATTCAATCACTTCATCGGTATCATTAATGTGTTTTTCTGCCTGGAAGACGGCAGAATTTAATTTCTCACAATGGGTTTCTAATGCTCCAGTCACTGACTTGATGGCCGAGGGTACACTGTGTACAGTACTGTTTAATTCTTCTGCCATCGAGGCTAGCTGCTGTGCTTGACCTTTCAGTTCTTGTGCCGACTCCTCCTGTCCCCGGGCAACGGTGTACATAAGCTTAGAAATTACAGGATCGGCCAAGTGGGTAGTAGCTTGTTTATGTTCTAAAATGGCTTGATTTACGGAGGCATTACCAGTAACATCTAAAACAACATCCAAATTGGCTGACTGAAGGAGTTGTTTAAAATCTAAAAACGTAGGGATACCTAATTCTTTGGCTACTGTAAAGGCAGGGGCATTTTCGTTGATGTCCGCTATACCGATTACAGTGATATCAGTGAGAGAGGACATTAAGCGAAGCATTGCTGAGCCACCTTGGCCACCTCCTACAATACCCACTTTAATCAATCTAAACCCCCCTTTTTTAACGATACTAAAATTATTCTCTTTTTATACAAATTTTCCTACAATACAATTAAAAAAGTTTGTATATTTAAGATATAAAATTTTACAGATATATTAGGAATTTGATAAAGTAGTAAAAAGAAAAAAGGGAGTGATTTTTTGGTCTATTGGGCAAGGGCAGGCAAGGAAAATACTCAAGCAACCATTGAGGCAGCATTAAACTATGCAAAGGATAAAGGAATCCATTATGTAGTTGTGGCATCCAGCACTGGTAACACGGCGGAAAAATTTATCGGCTGTGACAGAAGGGTTATATGTGTTACTTACCAGGCTGGATTTAAGGAACCTGGACAACTTAGCATAAAGCCTGAGGTTAAAAAAAGATTACAACAGTCGGGGATTGATGTTTTGTCAACCACTCACCTGATGGCTGGTTTGGATAGAGCCCTTCGTTACAAATTTCAAGGCATATATCCAACAGAGATTATGGCTTATACCCTAAGAATGTTTGGGCAGGGGGTTAAGGTCTGTGTAGAGGTAGCCGGGATGGCCCTTGATGCAGGTTTAATACCTTACGGTGAAGAGGTTGTGGTGGTTGCAGGCAGTGGTAAAGGAGCAGATACTGCATTGGCAATGGTACCAGCCCATTCACAATTCTTCTTTGATACAAAGATTAAAGAAATTATCTGTAAGCCACGTGAGTTTGAACATCACTAAAAACAGGGAGAACCCCTGTTTTTAGGTTGTTGTACTACCTTTGTATTTGTGATTTCATTATCTCCGCTTGCGCTAGATAATGAAATCCCTTTGCCTCCTTTTTCAAGGGAAAAAACATGTTTTATTTATGTTTATTTTTTTCAGGAGTCTGTAAAAAGTTATTGCGAAGAACTTTCCCGCTGGTAGCTCTGTAATTAATTCCGGCAAAGCCTTTTTCCATGGGTTTTTCTTTGTTCATTTTATTTCCCTCCTTTTGCTTATTGTTTGTTTTTGTAGACAGAATTAGTCTTAGCTAAATTAACAAGATTTTGTTAATTTAGCTTTTTAGTAGATTTAAGCTAGAATTAAAAAAATTTTTTTCTTATAGTTAAAATACAGGAAAAACAGTAACTTTTTGTACTTTTTTGCGTCAGTTCTACTGAAATATTATTTAACTAGTCATTAAAGGAAGGTTTTAAGAATGTCCAAGCAAGCCAGGGGTTATAAAATGGCAGGAAGAATTGTTCTGTTAGGTATAGTTGCTTTTTTTATAGGAGTAGCCGTAGCATTTTTTGAAATGGAAAGTGCAGAGGCCAGAAAAATACCTGCAGGTACGTATGTCCAGGGAGTTGAACTGTCTAACCTTGAAAAAAAGCAGGCAGAGCAAAGACTAGTGCAGATAGCAGAAAGTATCATGAACAGGCAAGCCACCCTGACTTATCAAGACAAATCTTGGACTTTTTCCTTACAACAACTTGGTGTGGTTGTTAATGTGGAAGACACTTTGTATAAGGCACTGCAGGGGAAAGAACATTCCTTCATAAAGGAAATTACTACCTATTTTTATCCAGAAAAAAAAGAAATTACTCTTACTATGGCAGTGAACAAAGAGAAACTAAAAACGGTACTGGCACCTATTTTTCAAACTATTGAGAGACCTGCCACCGATGCTGTGCTAACAGTACTGGATAATGAAGAGATATTGGTAAAGCCAGATCAAAAGGGTATCAAGGTTGATGTAAAAAAATTATGTGAAGATCTATTAAAAGCCAGTGTAAATCAGGAAAACCCGAGGGTGCAATTTAAAATTATAGAAACTTTTGCCGCTAAAACCCTAGCAGATATTCAAGGGTTGAATATCAATGGAAAGATTTCTAGCTTCACCACAAATTTTAACGGTAAGAATGTTAATCGCACTATCAATATAAGGACTGCAGCTAGGAAGATAGATGGTTTAATACTGGCTCCCGGAGAGGAGTTTTCTTTCAACAGGAGAGTGGGAGAACGGACAAGCAATGCTGGTTATCGACCCGCAGCGGTGATTGTAGGAAACAAATTCGATGATGCTCTGGGAGGTGGTATTTGTCAGGTATCAACTACACTTTATAACGCTATTTTACTAGCAAATCTAACTCCCAGTGAAAGACATAATCACTCTTTGGCCATTAGTTATGTTCCCCTGGGGCGGGATGCGGCGGTTGCCTGGGATTTCCTTGATTTTAAATTCAAAAATACTTTGCCGGGACATCTTTATCTGCGAACCATTGTTGGTAGAGATTATATTACTGTTCAGGTTTATGGGGATGTCAATCAAAAAAGAGACATTCTTATTCGCAGTTGGGTAACGGAAATCATAGAACCAGATGTAAAAAAGGAAACTGACCCTAAACTTCAGCCAGGTCAGGAAATTTTAATACAAGCCGGTTCTCCTGGTTTTAAGGCCCAGTCAGAACGGGTTATACGGGAAAAGGGTGTGGTTATTAAAAGAGAAGCGTTACCCACCAGTTATTATCATGCCCGTGCAAAACAAGTGAAAGTTGGCCCTGAGCAAACAAACAAGCCAATGGGAGAAAACTCTGTGGAACAACAGGAACCGGAAATAGAAAAGAACCTTGCGCAAACTGAATCTTAAAAGATCACTGGCAGCGATCTTTTTTTAAGCATATCGAAAAGCTTATACTTTCTGACATGCCATAAGGGCAACGAAGTCTTACGCTGTCGCCTAAAGGCTCTCCAGACCTATAGGATATGGCGTAAGCTAAGTTTTCTTTCTCAGATGTACAAAAACGTACTTGGTAACAATCCATATATTTTGTTACAATAAAAGATAAAACTTTGGTTTCATTTTGCTTAACAATATTAAACAATTTACACAAAAATTGGGAGGAAAACATGTCCAGGAATATCGGGATTATTGATCTTGGTTCTAACTCAATACGTCTTATTCTTATGAAAATCGGTAATAACGATTCCTATAAACTTTTGGATGAAATAAAAGAGACTGCAAGAATAGGGGAAAATATGGGCCCTGAAAGGGTTATCAAGAAACCTGCCAGGGATAGAGCCATTCAAACCATTCGATTGTTTCAAAAATTTTGTCGGGCCAACCAGGTTGATAGCATTTATGGTGTAGCAACTGCTGCCATACGGAATGCAGTAAATGGTAATGAGGCTTTAGAAACTATTATGAGGGAAACGGGAGTATCCTTCAGAATTCTTTCGGATTCTGAAGAAACTCGCTACGTATACTTGGGTGTTGTTAATAGTCTTGAGTTTAATGA
This genomic interval from Desulforamulus reducens MI-1 contains the following:
- the proB gene encoding glutamate 5-kinase → MEQHRRIVIKIGSSSLTNREKLLDEYKLKALASAVAKLFNQGWQPILVSSGAVAAGLGHLGWNCTHLTMPERQAAAAVGQGLLMEKYNELFQSLGIKVGQILLTRADFADRKRYLNARNTLNVLLNRHVLPIVNENDTVTFAEIRFGDNDTLSALVAGLVEAELLILLTDIDGLYNGDPRKDPNAKLIPVVQHIDDSIIKLAGDSGSTVGTGGMKTKLAAARIAARSGIRTVVASAKEPSILSGIATGEKLGTSFEPSDHTLRSRKQWIAYGSITRGTLLIDKGAVKALTERHKSLLAVGIIGIKGDFTAGSVVSVADEQGVVLAKGITNLSSEDLRLVNKNTRHGLEVINRDWLVCERGFSICQM
- a CDS encoding FmdB family zinc ribbon protein, coding for MPIFEFSCKACGKVFEKLQLVGREDKVMCPDCASENVEKKISAPFLPSSVGRPADSGSCSTSKDSGCQTGG
- a CDS encoding ion channel, producing the protein MTLQELFSSFAVVFVLLGTVLLFMHSFAPVTRSQERQITITLDVFHLFRHISVLLKYSLLSIAQMPPLLLLFLILYGLVLSFYYWYQRMSLGLTGLLGLSILTTIISLGIIALILSPILFMTRKYLFDDMIESRIFRIAIYSVMVPFLYIFIIHDLTPGPLVEGIMFTGIVISYYQIFRGIIYCLQTPRTFFSYLDSRFIPILMIVSWLFVIIFNLYTMILLVSNTNPYSFIDSTGPVTEHIRLLYFTIITFTSVGYGDITPRGNFPVFITMIISITGFLYSALFIGGLLAAFTSRSK
- the bshC gene encoding bacillithiol biosynthesis cysteine-adding enzyme BshC, coding for MRIEYVDSFYSQPFPGTYMRDFGQVKHFFEYNPHQLQEYKTRCEHELALPKEHLVALAENLKDFNQGLGCGEKTLHNIELLDQGKALTVVTGQQPGILTGPLYTIYKAMGTIGLAEKLSKELNRKVIPVFWIGADDHDHEEINHIFIPTAKGPKRITLAGKPAGRISVGNIPIPDIALLLEELEDLLPPIGWKNQGIELIKRTAHEAANLAEWFGKLMTFLFKDYGLVFINPVLPQVRAITASLFYKVVTTAPAVNQLLQASCQQMLGCGYTPQVQGEKDKLHLFWYNEHGYREALYYKKGLISNKDGTRTWTKGQLGELCLTNPAKFSPDVVMRPVVQEKLLPVLAYVAGPGEISYYALLKRIFHYFAMKMPVIYPRPNITVIEPLIKRLITKYQVPLSCLTYGLEEFIENYLQQEDQLGIETVFNELRGTLKEKQGEVVKKLSILDPDIEGMGKENLKRLIRVVNSFEEKVKQRHRKNNQVAIQQLQKIQHMTQPMGQWQERVYNIFPYVMKYGPGIIKEMYHLIEISDWRQKIIFFD
- a CDS encoding methyl-accepting chemotaxis protein, with protein sequence MIKVGIVGGGQGGSAMLRLMSSLTDITVIGIADINENAPAFTVAKELGIPTFLDFKQLLQSANLDVVLDVTGNASVNQAILEHKQATTHLADPVISKLMYTVARGQEESAQELKGQAQQLASMAEELNSTVHSVPSAIKSVTGALETHCEKLNSAVFQAEKHINDTDEVIEFIKKVADQTKLLGLNAAIEAARAGNHGRGFGVVANEVRKLAEDSVVSAKKISNILGNIEDSMKTIILGIDETATIAQMQQSTTDKVDEATKQLGQIADEMKVFAHKLSNFAS
- a CDS encoding pyruvate kinase alpha/beta domain-containing protein; the encoded protein is MVYWARAGKENTQATIEAALNYAKDKGIHYVVVASSTGNTAEKFIGCDRRVICVTYQAGFKEPGQLSIKPEVKKRLQQSGIDVLSTTHLMAGLDRALRYKFQGIYPTEIMAYTLRMFGQGVKVCVEVAGMALDAGLIPYGEEVVVVAGSGKGADTALAMVPAHSQFFFDTKIKEIICKPREFEHH
- a CDS encoding VanW family protein produces the protein MSKQARGYKMAGRIVLLGIVAFFIGVAVAFFEMESAEARKIPAGTYVQGVELSNLEKKQAEQRLVQIAESIMNRQATLTYQDKSWTFSLQQLGVVVNVEDTLYKALQGKEHSFIKEITTYFYPEKKEITLTMAVNKEKLKTVLAPIFQTIERPATDAVLTVLDNEEILVKPDQKGIKVDVKKLCEDLLKASVNQENPRVQFKIIETFAAKTLADIQGLNINGKISSFTTNFNGKNVNRTINIRTAARKIDGLILAPGEEFSFNRRVGERTSNAGYRPAAVIVGNKFDDALGGGICQVSTTLYNAILLANLTPSERHNHSLAISYVPLGRDAAVAWDFLDFKFKNTLPGHLYLRTIVGRDYITVQVYGDVNQKRDILIRSWVTEIIEPDVKKETDPKLQPGQEILIQAGSPGFKAQSERVIREKGVVIKREALPTSYYHARAKQVKVGPEQTNKPMGENSVEQQEPEIEKNLAQTES